The following are encoded together in the Pedobacter steynii genome:
- a CDS encoding ribulokinase yields MKLTKYVIGIDYGSDSVRSVIVNAENGAELSSSVYYYKRWQKNLYCDPSSNQFRQHPLDYIEGLEHTVKDCIAKAGGSSIASAIKGISVDTTGSSPVAVDKTGTPLALTPGFEENPNAMFVLWKDHTGIREAAEINEHATKFETNYLQYVGGIYSSEWFWAKLLHVLRADTAVRDAAFSWVEHCDWIPFLLTGGNNVLKMKRSRCAAGHKALWAEQFDGLPPDEFFSQLDPLLSGFRERLFQDTHTSDEAAGILSEEWATRLGLSTEVVVGVGAFDAHMGAVGGQIAPYHLCKIMGTSTCDILIAPSADLDGRLVKGICGQVNGSVIPGMMGLEAGQSAFGDVYAWFKNLISWPLNQLLSASALIDGATAIALKEELESKIISRLSEQAQLLTDEESGELAVDWLNGRRTPDANQELKGAITSLSLGSDAPRIFRALVAATCFGAKCIVERFRDQGVPVEGIIGIGGVAKKSPYIMQMMADVLEMPIRIHRFEHTCALGAAMFAAVAAGIHPNIEAAMEAMGTGFEAEYQPNQKNIARYRKQYQEYLALGNYLEHHHQKDIKPSYHEQL; encoded by the coding sequence ATGAAACTAACCAAATATGTCATCGGTATTGATTACGGCTCCGACTCTGTGCGTTCTGTAATTGTAAACGCCGAAAATGGAGCCGAGCTCTCCTCATCTGTCTACTATTATAAAAGATGGCAGAAAAACCTGTATTGTGACCCCTCCTCAAATCAGTTCAGACAACATCCGCTGGACTATATCGAGGGATTGGAGCATACGGTTAAAGATTGTATCGCAAAAGCTGGTGGTTCCAGTATAGCCAGCGCTATAAAAGGAATTTCTGTGGATACCACAGGCTCCAGCCCTGTAGCTGTCGACAAAACCGGAACGCCTCTGGCGCTTACCCCCGGTTTTGAAGAAAATCCAAATGCCATGTTCGTGCTCTGGAAAGACCATACCGGAATCAGGGAAGCTGCAGAAATTAATGAACACGCAACTAAATTTGAGACCAATTACCTTCAATATGTTGGCGGGATTTATTCTTCAGAATGGTTCTGGGCAAAACTTCTTCACGTATTAAGGGCAGATACAGCTGTCCGCGATGCTGCCTTTTCCTGGGTAGAACACTGCGACTGGATTCCCTTCCTGCTTACCGGGGGCAATAATGTCCTGAAGATGAAAAGAAGTCGCTGTGCGGCCGGACATAAAGCCCTTTGGGCGGAACAGTTTGACGGCCTTCCACCTGATGAATTTTTCAGTCAGCTGGATCCCCTATTGTCCGGATTCAGGGAAAGACTTTTTCAGGACACCCATACTTCAGATGAGGCAGCGGGGATATTGAGTGAGGAATGGGCAACCCGTTTAGGATTATCCACTGAGGTAGTAGTTGGAGTAGGTGCATTTGACGCACATATGGGTGCAGTGGGTGGACAAATCGCCCCTTATCACCTATGTAAAATCATGGGTACCAGTACCTGCGACATCCTGATTGCTCCTTCTGCCGACCTTGATGGCAGACTGGTAAAGGGCATCTGCGGACAAGTAAACGGCTCTGTTATTCCGGGAATGATGGGGCTGGAAGCAGGCCAATCGGCCTTTGGTGATGTATATGCCTGGTTTAAAAACTTAATCAGCTGGCCTTTAAATCAATTGCTTTCTGCATCTGCTCTGATTGATGGAGCAACTGCTATTGCTTTAAAAGAGGAATTGGAATCGAAAATTATTTCCCGTCTAAGCGAACAAGCCCAGCTATTGACTGATGAAGAGTCAGGAGAGCTGGCTGTTGACTGGTTAAATGGCAGACGAACTCCAGATGCCAATCAGGAACTCAAAGGAGCTATCACCAGCTTAAGCCTGGGCAGCGATGCCCCCCGTATTTTCCGGGCCCTGGTAGCGGCGACCTGTTTTGGTGCCAAGTGTATCGTTGAACGTTTCAGAGATCAGGGTGTACCGGTAGAAGGTATTATCGGCATAGGCGGAGTAGCCAAAAAATCACCTTACATCATGCAGATGATGGCAGACGTATTGGAAATGCCCATCAGAATTCACCGGTTTGAGCATACCTGCGCATTGGGAGCCGCCATGTTTGCAGCTGTAGCGGCTGGAATTCATCCAAATATTGAAGCGGCAATGGAAGCAATGGGCACAGGATTCGAAGCAGAATATCAGCCAAATCAGAAAAATATAGCGCGATACCGCAAACAATACCAGGAATACCTGGCCTTAGGCAATTACCTGGAACACCATCATCAGAAAGATATCAAACCAAGCTATCATGAGCAGTTATAA
- a CDS encoding L-ribulose-5-phosphate 4-epimerase, which produces MSSYKNIREMAYEANMELPRLNLVLFTFGNVSAADRDEGVFAIKPSGVPYKDLSPDKMVIVDFDGNTIEGSLRPSSDTQTHAVLYKHWDGINGIVHTHSTYATSWAQAQMDVPIFGTTHADHLTVDIPCAPPMNDEMIKGNYEYETGFQIINHFKELGYSHHEVEMILVGNHAPFTWGKTAEKAVYNSAVLESVAQMAMLTNQINPQSPKLKAALIKKHFERKHGPDSYYGQ; this is translated from the coding sequence ATGAGCAGTTATAAAAACATACGTGAAATGGCCTACGAGGCCAACATGGAGCTACCAAGGCTAAACCTGGTACTTTTTACTTTCGGAAATGTGAGTGCGGCCGACCGGGATGAGGGCGTTTTTGCCATTAAACCAAGTGGGGTGCCCTACAAAGATCTTTCGCCAGATAAAATGGTGATCGTAGATTTTGACGGAAATACCATCGAGGGATCACTCAGACCATCCTCAGATACCCAAACCCATGCCGTCCTTTACAAGCATTGGGATGGCATAAATGGCATTGTACACACGCATTCTACTTATGCCACTTCCTGGGCTCAGGCGCAAATGGATGTTCCTATTTTTGGGACCACCCATGCTGATCACCTGACGGTGGATATTCCTTGCGCCCCACCGATGAATGATGAAATGATCAAAGGAAATTATGAGTATGAAACCGGTTTCCAGATCATTAACCATTTTAAAGAACTCGGCTATAGTCATCATGAAGTCGAAATGATCCTGGTTGGAAATCATGCTCCATTTACCTGGGGGAAGACCGCAGAAAAAGCAGTGTATAATAGCGCTGTACTGGAATCTGTAGCACAAATGGCTATGCTGACCAATCAGATTAATCCGCAGTCGCCAAAATTGAAAGCTGCATTAATTAAAAAACATTTTGAACGTAAACATGGTCCGGACAGTTATTATGGTCAGTAA